A region from the Algoriphagus machipongonensis genome encodes:
- a CDS encoding phosphoribosyltransferase family protein — protein sequence MYRVASYKRLNYRSFDDLHQTISQNISKIDFEVDLVVGVPRSGIIPATIISLLLHKPFVTLTEFINEFEPIGGMRTSGFQYRKKNVLLVDDSINSGNAINQVKKSISLFHDIDFKFAAIYSTPDASNKIDVFFEIVNSPRIFQWNVLNSWIYSKSCVDIDGVLCEDPTEYENDDSLNYIHFLLNAKPKYIPPVPVDILVTNRLEKYRKETVIWLNKNGIKYNELHMSPHKSKIERQRAKDYSSFKANVYLKNKSKSLLFIESSYNQAVSINSITKLPVFCIESMSLIDEFVNQDKFQYLKTKYFNKIWKFFGVDV from the coding sequence GTGTATCGGGTTGCAAGTTATAAAAGATTAAATTATAGATCATTTGATGATCTACACCAAACTATAAGTCAGAATATTTCAAAAATTGATTTTGAAGTTGATTTAGTAGTTGGTGTACCTCGAAGTGGAATAATACCAGCAACTATAATATCACTTCTTCTACATAAACCATTTGTTACTCTCACGGAGTTTATAAATGAATTTGAACCCATTGGAGGAATGAGAACTTCTGGATTTCAATATCGAAAGAAGAATGTGTTATTAGTTGATGATTCGATAAACAGTGGAAATGCTATTAATCAAGTTAAAAAGTCTATTTCTCTATTTCATGATATTGATTTTAAATTTGCAGCAATTTATTCTACTCCAGATGCATCAAATAAGATTGATGTGTTTTTTGAAATAGTAAATTCACCTAGAATATTTCAATGGAATGTTTTAAATTCTTGGATTTACTCTAAATCATGTGTTGATATTGACGGAGTCCTCTGTGAAGATCCTACTGAATATGAAAATGACGATTCTTTAAATTATATTCATTTTTTATTAAATGCTAAACCTAAATATATCCCCCCTGTCCCTGTCGATATTTTAGTTACTAATAGGTTGGAAAAATATAGAAAAGAGACTGTTATTTGGTTAAATAAAAATGGTATTAAGTATAATGAATTACATATGTCTCCCCACAAGTCTAAAATTGAAAGACAGAGAGCCAAGGATTACAGTAGTTTTAAAGCTAATGTTTATTTAAAAAATAAAAGTAAATCATTATTGTTTATAGAAAGTTCATATAATCAAGCTGTTAGTATAAATTCTATCACGAAACTGCCTGTTTTTTGTATTGAATCAATGAGTTTAATAGATGAGTTTGTTAACCAAGATAAATTTCAATATTTGAAAACGAAATATTTTAATAAAATCTGGAAATTTTTTGGTGTAGATGTGTGA
- a CDS encoding glycosyltransferase family 2 protein, whose protein sequence is MCESFLVSVLIPNYNKVLYLEECLDSVLAQSYSNWECIIVDDHSTDDSWNIIESFSKRNKRFQAYQRPSYLPKGGNVCRKFALSRSKGTHILFLDSDDVLMPFCLAQRIQKIEENQYLDFWAFSTALFQEKVSDAKFLWNIDHEKESDLTRFLRMDALWQTSGAIYERTFLIHLNGLNSSRMFWQDYELHLKALISTENYRKFFDLPPDVFIRDGDKSSLSRSTPFTADIDILKERIEFLEEIINFATENGKDFSPKEFHSIFSFQYFLILQLFLKHGEFSLFKEKWKLYAYQKKISFHAYLKGYYIAAKLKLSNRLKSVTIRPNRKQKIDFPDFLILDKIEIGKHPIKFQS, encoded by the coding sequence ATGTGTGAAAGTTTTTTAGTATCTGTACTTATTCCGAACTATAATAAAGTATTGTATCTGGAAGAGTGCTTGGACTCAGTTTTGGCTCAATCTTATTCCAATTGGGAATGTATCATTGTAGATGATCATAGTACTGATGATTCATGGAATATTATTGAATCGTTCTCAAAAAGAAATAAAAGGTTTCAAGCTTACCAAAGACCATCTTACCTACCAAAGGGAGGAAATGTTTGTAGGAAATTTGCTCTTTCTAGATCAAAAGGAACCCATATTTTATTTTTAGATTCTGATGATGTATTGATGCCCTTTTGTTTAGCTCAGCGGATTCAAAAGATTGAAGAAAATCAATACTTAGATTTTTGGGCGTTCTCTACTGCACTTTTTCAAGAAAAAGTGTCTGATGCCAAATTTCTTTGGAACATTGATCATGAAAAGGAGTCTGATCTTACTAGGTTTTTGAGAATGGATGCATTATGGCAAACTTCTGGAGCTATTTACGAGCGTACATTTCTCATTCATTTGAATGGGTTGAATTCTTCTCGAATGTTTTGGCAGGATTATGAATTGCATTTAAAAGCATTGATATCTACAGAGAACTATAGGAAATTTTTTGATTTACCGCCAGATGTTTTTATTCGAGATGGGGATAAGTCTTCCTTAAGTAGATCTACACCATTTACTGCTGATATTGATATTTTAAAAGAAAGGATTGAGTTTTTAGAGGAAATCATAAATTTTGCAACTGAAAACGGTAAGGATTTCTCTCCTAAAGAATTTCATTCCATATTTTCGTTTCAATATTTTTTAATTCTACAACTTTTTTTGAAGCACGGGGAGTTTTCACTTTTTAAAGAAAAATGGAAACTTTACGCTTATCAAAAAAAAATTTCATTTCATGCATATTTGAAGGGGTATTATATAGCTGCAAAATTGAAGCTTTCAAACAGGCTTAAAAGTGTGACTATTAGGCCTAATAGAAAACAAAAAATTGACTTTCCTGATTTCCTAATTTTGGATAAGATTGAAATAGGAAAGCATCCAATAAAGTTCCAAAGTTAA